From the Rhodothalassiaceae bacterium genome, one window contains:
- the ppiD gene encoding peptidyl-prolyl cis-trans isomerase, whose product MALLTSIRQSLTSIAAMFVMGLLLASFALWGIPDVFVAGAKNTLVEIGKDEITAQDFLRRYDQRLKQIERQFGQPLDRTQAAALGLPAQTLQEMISERVLDHYARDLGFRASRALMIEALQQMDAFKGFDGRFDRNTYEMQLRNAGFTPAQFEEELRREMARVQMLSLFVDWRPAPKVLADPLFTHAYERRKGTVVSVPLPPEDAVPAPTDEDVAKAYEFEKDQFKTPEYRHALVAEISPDALADPEAITDEELRAAFEERKADYQSPELRDITVVTFPKDQKDKAEEFARRLAAGEDFETLLARLTDLTPEDTALGDVTESDLAGDYNRRIAEAVFAAEKGAVVGPEASVFGWHVFRVNDITPPRARSFDQVKDELRRQLARERAEEKTYKLSTEVEDAIARGAGLGELAERFNLTLHDVWVARDGLLREGGLAPEAVRRQIQTIFSLAPGDPVEFVSEDNGGFALVEVLDVAEPEIRPLEEVKDRIRANLVAERRLAKAGEQANALLDALKAGLDPQEAAKRAGGSVIETPAVARVEVARGDKLAPNIARLLFDLKPGEWAEERAADGNGYVLVRLDEVIPGDPAAPADAQAYRDLKAQLADARANDVIVMLERNLRGRYGVEINETLWQQIARPEGAG is encoded by the coding sequence ATGGCGCTTCTTACCAGCATCCGGCAGTCGCTGACATCGATCGCGGCGATGTTCGTGATGGGGCTGCTGCTTGCCAGCTTCGCGCTCTGGGGCATTCCGGACGTCTTCGTCGCGGGCGCGAAGAACACGCTGGTGGAGATCGGCAAGGACGAGATCACCGCGCAGGACTTCCTGCGCCGCTACGACCAGCGCTTGAAGCAGATCGAGCGCCAGTTCGGCCAGCCGCTCGACCGCACGCAGGCGGCCGCCCTCGGGCTGCCCGCCCAGACGCTCCAGGAAATGATCAGCGAGCGGGTGCTGGACCACTACGCCCGCGACCTCGGCTTTCGCGCCTCGCGCGCGCTCATGATCGAGGCGCTGCAGCAGATGGACGCCTTCAAGGGCTTCGACGGCCGGTTCGATCGCAACACCTACGAGATGCAGCTCCGCAACGCGGGGTTCACGCCCGCCCAGTTCGAGGAGGAGCTGAGGCGCGAGATGGCGCGGGTGCAGATGCTGTCGCTGTTCGTGGACTGGCGGCCGGCGCCGAAGGTGCTTGCCGATCCCCTCTTCACCCATGCCTACGAGCGGCGCAAGGGTACGGTCGTGAGCGTGCCGCTGCCGCCGGAAGACGCCGTGCCCGCGCCGACCGATGAGGACGTCGCCAAGGCCTACGAGTTCGAGAAGGACCAGTTCAAGACGCCGGAATACCGGCACGCCCTCGTGGCCGAAATCTCGCCCGATGCCCTGGCCGATCCGGAGGCCATCACGGACGAGGAGCTCAGGGCCGCCTTCGAGGAGCGCAAGGCCGACTATCAGTCGCCGGAGCTGAGGGACATCACGGTCGTCACCTTTCCGAAGGACCAGAAGGACAAGGCCGAGGAGTTCGCCCGTCGCTTGGCCGCCGGCGAAGATTTCGAGACGCTGCTCGCGCGCCTGACCGACTTGACGCCGGAGGACACGGCGCTCGGCGACGTCACCGAATCCGACCTCGCCGGCGACTACAACCGGCGCATCGCCGAGGCGGTGTTCGCGGCCGAAAAGGGCGCCGTCGTGGGTCCCGAGGCGAGCGTCTTCGGCTGGCATGTCTTCCGCGTCAACGACATCACGCCGCCGCGAGCGCGCAGCTTCGACCAGGTGAAGGACGAGCTCAGGCGTCAGCTCGCCCGCGAGCGCGCGGAAGAGAAGACCTACAAGCTGTCCACCGAGGTCGAGGACGCCATCGCCCGCGGCGCGGGGCTCGGCGAGCTTGCGGAGCGGTTCAACCTTACGCTCCATGACGTCTGGGTGGCGCGCGACGGGCTGCTGCGCGAGGGCGGGCTGGCACCCGAGGCGGTGCGCCGCCAGATCCAGACGATCTTCTCGCTCGCTCCCGGTGATCCGGTCGAGTTCGTGAGCGAGGACAACGGCGGCTTCGCGCTGGTGGAGGTCCTGGACGTGGCGGAGCCGGAAATCCGCCCGCTCGAGGAGGTCAAGGACCGGATCCGCGCCAATCTCGTCGCCGAGCGCCGCCTCGCGAAGGCGGGAGAGCAGGCGAACGCCCTGCTCGATGCACTGAAGGCGGGACTTGATCCGCAGGAGGCGGCGAAACGGGCCGGCGGCAGCGTGATCGAGACGCCCGCGGTCGCCCGCGTCGAGGTCGCGCGCGGCGACAAGCTGGCTCCGAACATCGCGCGCCTGCTGTTTGATCTCAAGCCCGGCGAGTGGGCCGAGGAGCGGGCCGCCGACGGCAACGGCTATGTTCTGGTGCGGCTGGACGAGGTGATCCCCGGCGATCCCGCCGCCCCCGCCGACGCCCAGGCCTACCGGGATCTCAAGGCGCAGCTCGCCGATGCGCGCGCCAACGACGTGATCGTGATGCTGGAGCGCAATCTGCGCGGCCGCTACGGCGTCGAGATCAACGAGACGCTCTGGCAGCAGATCGCCCGGCCCGAGGGCGCCGGCTGA
- the cbbJ gene encoding triosephosphate isomerase: MPAETRPGWVIGNWKMHGLKADLATVKEIAAHAEAQGRRLGGDRVALCLPFTLIAPAADALGAEAPILLGGQDCHTEEKGAFTGDVAAAMVKDAGADLVILGHSERRRGHGETSALVRAKQEAALRAGLKTIICVGESWAEREAGGAERVVLRQLAESLADDADATNTIVAYEPVWAIGTGHNAGPAEIAAMHAAIRRALANMGGRRAGMPVLYGGSVKPDNAAEIFAIAEVDGALVGGASLKADSFTAIIDAWLAARRG; this comes from the coding sequence ATGCCAGCGGAAACGCGTCCGGGCTGGGTCATCGGCAACTGGAAGATGCACGGGCTCAAGGCCGATCTCGCCACGGTGAAGGAGATCGCCGCCCATGCCGAGGCGCAGGGGCGCCGGCTCGGCGGCGACCGGGTGGCTCTGTGCCTGCCGTTCACGCTGATCGCGCCGGCCGCGGATGCGCTGGGCGCGGAGGCGCCGATCCTGCTCGGCGGGCAGGACTGCCACACCGAGGAGAAAGGCGCATTCACCGGCGATGTCGCGGCCGCGATGGTCAAGGACGCCGGTGCGGATCTCGTGATCCTCGGCCATTCCGAGCGCCGGCGCGGCCATGGCGAGACGAGCGCGCTCGTGCGCGCGAAGCAGGAGGCGGCGCTGAGGGCGGGGCTGAAGACGATCATATGTGTCGGAGAAAGCTGGGCCGAGCGCGAGGCGGGCGGAGCCGAGCGGGTCGTGCTGCGCCAGCTCGCCGAGTCGCTCGCCGATGATGCGGATGCGACCAACACCATCGTCGCCTACGAACCCGTCTGGGCCATCGGAACCGGCCACAACGCGGGGCCGGCGGAGATCGCGGCGATGCACGCGGCGATCCGGCGCGCGCTTGCGAACATGGGCGGGCGTCGGGCGGGGATGCCGGTGCTCTATGGCGGTTCGGTGAAGCCGGACAACGCCGCGGAGATCTTCGCCATCGCGGAGGTCGACGGCGCGCTGGTGGGCGGGGCGAGTCTCAAGGCCGACAGCTTCACCGCCATCATCGACGCCTGGCTTGCGGCGCGCCGCGGATAG
- the pyrG gene encoding CTP synthase — protein sequence MDAGSTAMTRFVFITGGVVSSLGKGLMSAALGALLQARGYSVRLRKLDPYLNVDPGTMSPYQHGEVYVTDDGAETDLDLGHYERFTGVPARRSDNVTSGRIYQEIIRKERRGDYLGATVQVIPHVTNAIKEFITADLEDVDFCLCEIGGTVGDIESLPFLEAIRQLGLELGRERAAYVHLTLVPYIRAAGELKTKPTQHSVKELRSIGIAPDVLVCRTEHPLPEGERRKIALFCNVAESAVIEARDVEFIYEVPIAYHKAGLDRAVLSALGLRAEGEPNLVRWHTIVDRLRRPEGSVRIAVVGKYTELKDAYKSLSEALVHGGIANGVKVEIDWIESEIFEQPDAIHRLEDVHGILVPGGFGSRGVEGKIAAARFAREHGIPFFGICLGMQMAVVEAARNLAGLEGAGSSEFGRPAHPVVGLLTEWVKETGEKERRSAEGDLGGTMRLGAYPAVLKPGSRVARIYGTTRISERHRHRYEVNLAYREVLEKAGLIFSGMSPDGRLPEIVELEGHPWFIGVQFHPELKSKPFDPHPLFASFIKAALTQSRLV from the coding sequence ATGGATGCGGGCTCGACAGCCATGACGCGATTCGTCTTCATCACCGGCGGCGTCGTCTCCTCGCTCGGCAAGGGGCTGATGTCGGCGGCGCTCGGGGCGCTGCTGCAGGCGCGCGGCTACAGCGTGCGGCTGCGCAAGCTCGACCCCTATCTCAACGTCGACCCCGGCACGATGAGCCCCTATCAGCACGGCGAGGTCTATGTGACCGACGACGGGGCGGAAACGGACCTCGATCTCGGCCACTACGAGCGCTTCACCGGCGTGCCGGCGCGGCGCAGCGACAACGTCACCTCGGGCCGCATCTATCAGGAGATCATCAGGAAGGAGCGGCGCGGCGACTATCTGGGCGCCACCGTCCAGGTGATCCCGCATGTGACGAACGCCATCAAGGAGTTCATCACCGCCGACCTCGAGGACGTGGACTTCTGCCTGTGCGAGATCGGCGGCACGGTGGGCGACATCGAAAGCCTGCCCTTTCTGGAGGCCATCCGCCAGCTCGGCCTCGAGCTCGGGCGCGAGCGCGCAGCCTACGTGCATCTCACCCTCGTGCCCTACATCCGCGCGGCCGGCGAGCTGAAGACGAAGCCGACCCAGCATTCGGTGAAGGAGCTGCGGTCGATCGGAATTGCGCCCGACGTGCTGGTGTGCCGCACGGAGCATCCGCTGCCCGAGGGCGAGCGCAGGAAGATCGCGCTCTTCTGCAATGTCGCGGAATCCGCGGTGATCGAGGCGCGGGACGTGGAATTCATCTACGAGGTTCCGATCGCCTACCACAAGGCGGGGCTCGACCGGGCCGTGCTCTCGGCGCTGGGGCTCCGGGCCGAAGGCGAGCCCAATCTCGTGCGCTGGCACACCATCGTCGACCGCCTGCGCCGCCCGGAGGGCAGCGTGCGGATCGCGGTTGTCGGCAAGTATACGGAGCTCAAGGACGCCTACAAGTCGCTCTCGGAGGCGCTCGTCCACGGCGGCATCGCGAACGGCGTGAAGGTCGAGATCGACTGGATCGAGTCCGAGATCTTCGAGCAGCCGGATGCGATCCACCGCCTCGAGGACGTCCACGGGATTCTGGTTCCGGGCGGCTTCGGCTCGCGCGGGGTCGAGGGCAAGATCGCCGCCGCCCGCTTCGCGCGCGAGCACGGCATCCCGTTCTTCGGCATCTGCCTCGGCATGCAGATGGCGGTGGTGGAGGCCGCGCGCAACCTGGCCGGTCTCGAAGGCGCCGGCTCCAGCGAGTTCGGCCGGCCCGCGCATCCCGTCGTCGGTCTGCTCACCGAATGGGTGAAGGAGACGGGAGAGAAGGAGCGGCGCTCGGCCGAGGGCGATCTCGGCGGCACGATGCGGCTCGGCGCGTATCCTGCGGTGCTCAAGCCCGGCTCCAGGGTCGCGCGCATCTACGGCACGACGCGGATCAGCGAGCGCCACCGCCACCGCTACGAGGTGAATCTGGCCTACCGGGAGGTGCTCGAGAAGGCCGGGCTCATCTTCTCCGGCATGTCGCCGGACGGCCGGCTGCCCGAGATCGTGGAGCTCGAGGGCCATCCCTGGTTCATCGGCGTCCAGTTCCACCCCGAGCTCAAGTCCAAGCCCTTCGATCCCCACCCGCTGTTCGCCAGCTTCATCAAGGCCGCGCTCACCCAGAGCCGGCTGGTGTGA
- a CDS encoding DSBA oxidoreductase: MRLSLDIVSDVVCPWCFVGKRRLERALAMRPGFRDRLVIRWRPFQLAPDMPQEGLDPRVYYARKFPDPARRRALFSTLVGEGEAVGIRFAFDRIARLPNTFDAHRLIRWAGSAGRQDEVVEALFRAHFEEGLFIGDHAVLVDIARRAGMDADLVAELLAGDRDAALIRQDLAAAAAMGVTGVPCFIFGGRMVLPGAQDEETLVALFDRLEAALEQAGAQASPPSGRR; encoded by the coding sequence ATGCGCCTGAGCCTCGACATCGTCTCGGACGTCGTCTGCCCCTGGTGCTTCGTCGGCAAGCGCAGGCTCGAGCGGGCGCTCGCCATGCGCCCGGGCTTCCGCGACCGGCTCGTCATCCGCTGGCGGCCCTTCCAGCTCGCCCCCGACATGCCGCAAGAAGGGCTGGATCCGCGCGTCTATTACGCGCGCAAGTTTCCCGATCCCGCCCGGCGCCGGGCGCTGTTCTCGACCCTCGTCGGCGAGGGCGAGGCGGTGGGCATCCGCTTCGCCTTCGACAGGATTGCGCGTCTGCCCAATACCTTCGATGCCCATCGCCTGATCCGCTGGGCGGGCTCGGCCGGCCGCCAGGACGAGGTGGTGGAGGCCCTCTTTCGCGCCCATTTCGAGGAGGGGCTGTTCATCGGCGACCACGCCGTCCTCGTCGACATCGCCCGCCGGGCCGGCATGGACGCGGATCTGGTCGCCGAGCTTCTGGCGGGAGACCGTGACGCGGCACTGATCCGGCAGGACCTCGCGGCCGCCGCGGCGATGGGGGTGACCGGCGTGCCCTGCTTCATCTTCGGCGGCCGCATGGTGCTGCCCGGCGCCCAGGACGAGGAGACCCTGGTCGCCCTCTTCGACCGGCTGGAGGCGGCGCTGGAGCAGGCCGGCGCGCAGGCGTCACCGCCCTCGGGGCGCAGGTGA
- a CDS encoding sugar transferase: MIRVFRHYVPGSLLLLSLIEIAILYFAYIFGESMRLKLAGLPPEPQTSAASDAIIYALVTYVSFVSVGLYRRHTTLDLRDTLLKLFVGVTIAAVALAVIGFIIRETPVWRSVLLIVTAEVLVLIPLVRFLFARIVDWAPLKHRVLLVGNGRLAEKLKDLAARREARFVLAGTLPWPAGGAGEGPRNPVLARARAVDADEIVVAPDARDAALVEHLLGCRLAGLPVTQASAFVERESGRVDLDLVDPATLVFAEGFVGGRFYERVLKRGFDVAVAAGLLVLTLPLQAVIALAVALTSPGPVLYAQERVGRGGRIFRLLKFRTMVADAEREGARWAAENDPRVTPVGRILRKTRLDELPQLVNVLKGEMSVVGPRPERPVFVEELARRIPLYRERHAMKPGITGWAQLNYPYGASVEDARIKLEYDLYYIKNYTLFLDMLIIAQTLRVILFADGGR; encoded by the coding sequence ATGATCCGCGTCTTTCGCCATTATGTGCCGGGCTCGCTGCTCCTGCTGTCTCTCATCGAGATTGCCATTCTCTACTTCGCCTACATCTTCGGCGAGAGCATGAGGCTGAAGCTGGCCGGCCTGCCGCCCGAGCCGCAGACGAGCGCCGCCTCCGATGCCATCATCTACGCGCTGGTCACCTATGTCTCCTTCGTCTCGGTGGGGCTCTACCGGCGGCACACGACCCTCGACCTCAGGGACACTCTGCTCAAGCTCTTCGTCGGCGTGACGATCGCGGCCGTGGCGCTTGCCGTCATCGGCTTCATCATCCGCGAGACGCCGGTCTGGCGCTCCGTGCTGCTGATCGTGACCGCCGAGGTCCTGGTGCTGATCCCGCTGGTGCGGTTCCTCTTCGCGCGCATCGTCGACTGGGCGCCCCTCAAGCATCGCGTGCTGCTGGTCGGCAACGGCCGGCTCGCGGAAAAGCTGAAGGATCTGGCGGCCCGACGCGAGGCCCGCTTCGTTCTTGCGGGCACGCTGCCATGGCCGGCGGGCGGCGCCGGGGAGGGACCGCGCAATCCCGTCCTTGCGCGTGCCCGCGCGGTGGATGCGGACGAGATCGTCGTCGCCCCGGACGCCCGCGATGCGGCGCTCGTCGAGCATCTGCTCGGCTGCCGGCTGGCCGGCCTGCCCGTCACCCAGGCCTCCGCCTTCGTGGAGCGCGAGAGCGGGCGGGTGGATCTCGATCTCGTGGATCCCGCGACCCTCGTGTTCGCGGAAGGCTTCGTCGGCGGGCGCTTCTACGAACGGGTCCTCAAGCGCGGCTTCGACGTCGCGGTCGCCGCGGGCCTGCTCGTCCTCACGCTTCCGCTCCAGGCCGTCATCGCGCTCGCCGTCGCGCTGACCTCGCCCGGCCCCGTCCTCTACGCGCAGGAGCGGGTGGGCCGCGGCGGGCGGATCTTCCGGCTGCTCAAGTTCCGGACCATGGTGGCGGATGCCGAGCGCGAGGGGGCCCGCTGGGCGGCGGAAAACGATCCCCGCGTGACCCCCGTCGGCCGCATCCTGCGCAAGACGCGGCTCGACGAGCTGCCTCAGCTCGTCAATGTGCTCAAGGGCGAGATGAGCGTCGTCGGCCCGCGCCCCGAGCGGCCCGTGTTCGTCGAGGAGCTCGCGCGCCGCATTCCCCTCTACCGCGAGCGCCATGCGATGAAGCCGGGGATCACCGGCTGGGCCCAGCTCAACTACCCCTACGGCGCCTCGGTGGAGGATGCCCGCATCAAGCTTGAATACGACCTTTATTACATCAAGAATTATACGCTATTCTTGGACATGCTGATCATCGCGCAGACCCTGCGGGTGATTCTGTTTGCGGATGGGGGACGCTGA